The window GGCTTCCCCTCCCTCCGCACCAATGTCACTGTGCGAATGTTTATCTTGGACCGAAATGACAACTCCCCGAATATCCTCTACCCGCCACTGGAGCCCGACAGCTCAGCCCTCTTCGATATGGTCCCTCGATCTTCGGAGCCCGGCTACCTGGTCACCAAAGTGGTAGCAGTAGACACTGACTCGGGACACAACGCCTGGCTGGCCTACCATGTGCTGCAAGCCACAGACCCTGGGCTTTTCAGCCTGGGACTGAGAACAGGCGAGGTCAGGACAGCAAGAGCTTTGACTGACCGAGATGCAGCTCGGCACCGCCTACTGGTCTCCGTGCAGGACGGAGGCCAGCCCCCTCTGTCCGCCACTGTGGCTCTGCACCTGGTCTTTGCCGACAGTCTGCAGGAGGCGCTCCCGGAGATGAGGGAGGAGCACTCAGACACCTCGAATTCCCAGTCTGAGTTGCAGTTTTACCTGGTAGTGGCTCTGGCCCTAATATCTATGCTGTTTCTCATGACAGTGACACTGGCCATTGCCCTTCGCCTTCGGAGATCCTCCAGTCCTAAAGCATGGGGTTGTTTCCAAGTAGATCTTTGCTCGAGGTCTGGGCCCAACGTCCCCCCAAACTACAGTGAAGGGACTTTGCCTTATTCCTACAATCTGTGTGTAGCATCAGACCCAGGAAACACAGACTTTAATTATCTGAAATCAATTGAGCAATGTCCTCCAGGTCTTTTCAACACAGATATTGCTTCCATGTTATTCAAGAGTAATTTAAATGGTGATGTCAATTGTCATTCGAACACTCATTCACAGGTAGGCTTCTactaaatataatattattttgcaTATCAAATTTCACATCTTTTTACCTAAAATCATGTGCAAACAACTTGTAGTTATAGCGTtgacctaaaattattttatgttgattgattgatataattGTATACCTATGGCATAATTACACCATCTCATCCTTAGTTCCATATAGGTATGAGATAAAGTAGATGTCAACTTTCACCTCCACTGCCACTGTTTAACATGTCCATGAACTTGAGTCTTTAATTGTATGTGGAAATGTTATATTCAATATGGTTACTGACGATTTCTTTTTGTCAACAGAAGTGGTATGGTGATGAATTGGTGAATCTTTTCGATAaggtttaaaatatatttaattttcttgccCTTGAGAATTATCAAAAATATTGTTAGTTTTATTGAAGTTATTGTCTTATTAtagactaattttttaaaagaacttaagATATTTTGGTTCTGATAGCGCCTACTTCAGCATTCTTTGCTAATTAGGTGAAACTTCAAACAAATTATTGGGGAAATGTTTTCTctaaagtgaaatgagaaaaaaattagacaTTTATGGAGATGAAAATTAACTCTCATAtacttacattttaaaaggatttaagttactttttaattttataattcctAATAATGAAACCCTGGTATTCCAAGTGTTTAATGGGGAAAAGTAATTGCAATTAGAAGCTACAAGAAGCATTTACATTTGCATAACTAACTGAAAACTGCATTTCGGGACTATCGGTGTTCACTTTGTGTAAAGAAATgcatgtaaaacaaaaacaaggaagtcACATACAGTAATGCTATTTCGGTAATCTACTGTTTGCCTAAAAGGATGCAGTAAGAGATTAAAGCTCTGGGCGTCGCTGTTCACCAATCAGGAAGAGAAAGGCACGGTGAAATCCTGCCTGCCTATTCTTTTCCCCACAACACAAAGAACCCCAGATCAAGAAACGCTTGTTCCTGATTTTCACGGAGATTCATATCAAGAGCCTTGGAGCCTTTTTGATTCTGCCAGTAAATGACAATAACCCCGACATCTTGAGGAAATAAGAATCAGTCCagagataacttgaaaaataGGAAATCTAAACAGGTCAACAGTGATGATCTCTCTGCAGAAGCTTTGGGACTGCAGAGGGCGAATCCTGCTTTGCTGTCTCCTGGGATCGCTGTGGGAGACCGGGGCCCTGCAGATCCATTACTCGATTCcggaggagatggagaagggcTCTTTCGTAGGTGACATCGCCAAGGACCTGGGACTGGAGCCCCGCAAGTTGTCGGAGCTCGGAACCCGCATAGTCTCCGGAGGTAAGCAGCATTTCGCTCTCAATGTCAGAAGCGGCAGTTTGGTCACCGCGGACAgaatagacagagagaaaatctGTCTCGGTATTTCCAGCTGTCTTTTAAATGTGGAGATTTTAATGGAGGGCAAGGTGAAAATATATGGCTTAGAAATAGAAGTGACGGACATTAATGATAATGCTCCAAGCTTCCGGACAGatgaagtagaaataaaaattaatgaaaatgcgGCACCAGGTATTCGTTTTGGACTTCCCAGTGCGAGGGATCCAGATGAGGGAGTAAATTCCCTCCAGAGCTACCAGCTGAGCCAGAACAATCACTTCTCTCTGAATGTGCTTAGTGGGGCAAATGGGGTCAAGTACCCGGAACTGGTGTTGGAACAGGCCTTGGACCGGGAGGAGGAATCAGTTCACTACCTCACCCTCAAGGCCTTGGATGGGGGAGATCCGGGCCTTTCAGGAACTGCTCGAATCCGCGTGCTGGTCCTAGATGCGAATGACAACACCCCGGTGTTTACTCAGTCCTTGTACAGCGTGAGTGTTCCGGAGAACCTGCCTAAGGGGACACCGCTGCTCACAGTGAACGCTACGGATTTGGATGAGGGAGTCAATGGGGAAGTGACCTATTCTTTTCGGAACATCGACGACAAAGCTTCAGAGATTTTCCACCTGGATTCCCGGACGGGGGAAATATTTCTTGTAGAATCACTAGACTATGAAGAATCGAAAATCTATGAAATGGAAATCCAAGGGCAGGATGGTGGTGGTCTTCTGACTAGCGCAAAGGTATTGGTCAGAGTTCTAGACGTGAACGACAATTCTCCAGAGATGACAGTTACTTCTTTCACCAGTTCAGTCCCCGAAAACTCACCTCCGGGAACGGTGATCGCCCTTTTAAAGGTGCACGACCAAGACTTTGGGGATAATGGTCACGTCACATGTTCCATTCCGGGTCACTTGccttttaaattagaaaaatccTATGCAAATTATTATAGTTTGGTAATTGACAGAGCCCTAGACCGGGAACAGATATCCAGGTACAACGTCACAGTAACAGCCAAAGACCAAGGAACTCCAGTGTTGTCTACAGACGCTCACATCCCCCTACAAGTAGAAGACACCAATGACAACCCACCCAGATTTGGTCAGACATCCTATTCTGCCTACATCCCTGAAAATAATGCAAGAGGTTCTTCCATTTATTCCGTGACTGCTAGTGACTCAGACACCGAAGAGAACGCCCGACTCACTTACTCCATTTTGGACTACATTCTCCACGGGGCCTCTCTCTCTTCTTACATCTCTATTAACTCTGAGACTGGCGTCCTCTATGCTCTTCAATCTTTTGATTATGAACAGTTTCGGGATTTGCAGCTTCAAATAACAGCCAAGGACGGGGGAGACCCACCTCTCAGCAACAATGTGTCTCTGACTCTGTTCATCCTGGATCAGAATGACAACGCCCCAGAAATCTTGTACCCCGCCTTTCCCACAGATGGCTCCACTGGAATGGAGTTGGCCCCTCGATCTGCAGAACCGGGATATCTGGTGACCAAGGTTGTGGCGGTAGATAGAGACTCGGGCCAGAATGCCTGGCTGTCCTACCGTCTGCTGAAGGCCACAGAGTCTGGGCTGTTCTCTGTGGGTCTGCACACAGGGGAGATCAGGACAACCAGGGCCTTCCTAGACAAAGATGCCCTCAAGCAAAATCTGGTGGTGGCAGTCATGGACAATGGGGAACCACCTCTGTCTGCCACCGTCAGTATCACAGTGGCTGTGGCTGACAGCATCCCTGAGATCCTCTCAGATATCAGCAATCTGGAGACTGCAGCGCATCTGGAAGATGCAAGTCTCACTCTTTATCTTGTCATTGCTGTGGCGGTAGTGTCTTCTCTGTTCTTTGTCTTTGTCATTGTCTTACTGGTGATCAAGTTAAGATACTGGCGAAATTCGCGGCTGTTACAGTCCTCTAGTGGACAACTGGGCAACATCCCGCCCTCCCAGTTTGTGGACCTTGATGGGATCCAGGCTTTTCTCCAGACTTATTCCCATGAAGTTTCTCTCACTGTGGATTCTAGGAAGAGCCAAATGCTTTTTCCCCAGCCCAATTATGCAGATACTTTAATTAGTCAGCAGAGTTGTGAGAAAAAGGAGCCCTTGTTAATACCAGAGGATTCAGAGTTTTCTGCCAGAGATCCTGCTCTCATTTCCGTGAGTTTCTTTCATCGTATCAATAATTAtcttatttcttcattatctattACGTTGGTTTTTGGCTTAGTTCTCTTCAAAGAAAGTGGAATAACtcaggaaatttttctttatttttgtttggtcattGCTAGGTTGGTAAAATATCACATTCTTTTATTTGTCATCATTAAACTAATAATTAATGCAATATTTATTATTCTACTCTGGGTGATGCCCTTCATATTTGTACTGCCTTTTACATTTGAAATGTTATATTTGCACAGAGAAGTGATTCTTTATGCTTGGCCACAATACTGCTAAAGAAGGTCAAGGTTAGCTTTAGACTAACCTTTTTTTCTGGTTCAATACGTTTATTGTCTTAGTctgaaaatattcatagaaaatTACAGATTTTGATGTTTTAGCTATCAGCTGCTTCTTTCCAGGTTCTAGGGAAACACCTTCTTCTGAGCAACTCAGTGTTACTTCTGAGCAAAGAATATTAAAATCTAAGTCCTTAAGGGACCTAAAATCCCCTAAGAGTCTCATTTAGTGTACTCTATTGCCCAGGTGAAATTTGTCATCTGTATATGGAAAATCTGGTCTCTCTGTTGGAGCTTGTTGTCCAGGAGGTAGAGTCGATGGAATAGTATGAGTGTGCTAGAGTAAAACATGTTTCTAGTAAAAAATATAACTCGTGTCTTACTGAGTATTGGATAGTGGAGTCATCAccaagtaatattttaaaatattctatttaaaaaCAGGGAACTTAGGGAATTGGCCTGTAATTAAAGAAGTTGAACACAGAGCttctttttattaaatatgtttttattgggacagctaggtggcacagtggataaagcactggccctggattcaggaggacctgagttcaaatccagcctcagacacttgacacttactagccgtgtgaccg is drawn from Dromiciops gliroides isolate mDroGli1 chromosome 2, mDroGli1.pri, whole genome shotgun sequence and contains these coding sequences:
- the LOC122740066 gene encoding protocadherin gamma-A12 isoform X17, with translation MISLQKLWDCRGRILLCCLLGSLWETGALQIHYSIPEEMEKGSFVGDIAKDLGLEPRKLSELGTRIVSGGKQHFALNVRSGSLVTADRIDREKICLGISSCLLNVEILMEGKVKIYGLEIEVTDINDNAPSFRTDEVEIKINENAAPGIRFGLPSARDPDEGVNSLQSYQLSQNNHFSLNVLSGANGVKYPELVLEQALDREEESVHYLTLKALDGGDPGLSGTARIRVLVLDANDNTPVFTQSLYSVSVPENLPKGTPLLTVNATDLDEGVNGEVTYSFRNIDDKASEIFHLDSRTGEIFLVESLDYEESKIYEMEIQGQDGGGLLTSAKVLVRVLDVNDNSPEMTVTSFTSSVPENSPPGTVIALLKVHDQDFGDNGHVTCSIPGHLPFKLEKSYANYYSLVIDRALDREQISRYNVTVTAKDQGTPVLSTDAHIPLQVEDTNDNPPRFGQTSYSAYIPENNARGSSIYSVTASDSDTEENARLTYSILDYILHGASLSSYISINSETGVLYALQSFDYEQFRDLQLQITAKDGGDPPLSNNVSLTLFILDQNDNAPEILYPAFPTDGSTGMELAPRSAEPGYLVTKVVAVDRDSGQNAWLSYRLLKATESGLFSVGLHTGEIRTTRAFLDKDALKQNLVVAVMDNGEPPLSATVSITVAVADSIPEILSDISNLETAAHLEDASLTLYLVIAVAVVSSLFFVFVIVLLVIKLRYWRNSRLLQSSSGQLGNIPPSQFVDLDGIQAFLQTYSHEVSLTVDSRKSQMLFPQPNYADTLISQQSCEKKEPLLIPEDSEFSARDPALISQAPPNTDWRFSQAQRPGTSGSQNGDEGGTWPNNQFDTEMLQAMILASANEAADGSSTLGGGAGTMGLSARYGPQFTLQHVPDYRQNVYIPGSTATLANAAGKRDGKAPAGGNGNKKKSGKKEKK